The Mus musculus strain C57BL/6J chromosome 2, GRCm38.p6 C57BL/6J genome has a window encoding:
- the Pdcl gene encoding phosducin-like protein codes for MTTLDDKLLGEKLQYYYSTSEDEDSDHEDKDRGRGAPAISSTPAEAELAGEGISINTGPKGVINDWRRFKQLETEQREEQCREMERLIKKLSMSCRSHLDEEEEQQKQKDLQEKISGKMTLKEFGTKDKNLDDEEFLQQYRKQRMEEMRQQFHKGPQFKQVFEIPSGEGFLDMIDKEQKSTLIMVHIYEDGVPGTEAMNGCMICLATEYPAVKFCRVRSSVIGASSRFTRNALPALLIYKAGELIGNFVRVTDQLGEDFFAVDLEAFLQEFGLLPEKEVLVLTSVRNSATCHSEDSDLEID; via the exons ATGACAACCCTGGATGATAAGTTACTGGGGGAGAAATTACAGTACTACTACAGCACCAGCGAGGATGAGGACAGTGACCatgaagacaaagacagaggcaggggagcaCCAGCCATTAGTTCCACACCTGCAGAGGCTGAGCTGGCAGGCGAAGGCATCTCCATCAATACAG GTCCAAAAGGTGTGATCAATGACTGGCGCCGCTTCAAGCAGTTGGAgacagagcagagggaggagcagtGCCGGGAGATGGAGCGGCTGATCAAAAAGCTGTCTATGAGCTGCAGGTCCCATCtggatgaagaggaggagcaacagaaacagaaggacctCCAGGAGAAAATCAGTGGGAAG ATGACTCTAAAGGAGTTTGGTACAAAGGACAAGAACTTGGATGATGAAGAGTTTTTGCAGCAGTATCGGAAGCAGAGGATGGAAGAGATGCGGCAGCAGTTTCATAAAGGGCCCCAATTCAAGCAAGTTTTTGAAATCCCCAGTGGAGAAGGGTTTTTAGATATGATTGATAAAGAACAAAAAAGCACACTTATCATGGTTCATATTTATGAAGATGGCGTCCCAGGGACTGAAGCCATGAATGGCTGCATGATCTGCCTTGCCACAGAGTACCCCGCCGTCAAATTCTGTCGGGTGAGGAGCTCAGTTATTGGGGCCAGTAGTCGTTTTACCCGGAATGCCCTTCCTGCTCTGCTCATCTACAAGGCGGGTGAATTGATTGGCAATTTTGTTCGAGTCACTGACCAGCTGGGGGAAGATTTCTTTGCTGTAGACCTTGAAGCTTTCCTGCAGGAATTTGGATTGCTCCCAGAAAAGGAAGTCTTGGTGCTGACATCTGTGCGAAACTCTGCCACCTGTCACAGTGAAGACAGCGATCTGGAAATAGATTGA